Proteins encoded in a region of the Zea mays cultivar B73 chromosome 2, Zm-B73-REFERENCE-NAM-5.0, whole genome shotgun sequence genome:
- the LOC100191164 gene encoding uncharacterized protein isoform X1 — protein sequence MPYLVRERLYFGGIKDAIAALTESSSTPDFTHVLSVVSSASISFITDCRPGLEIPTEEVLRVVAGEEGAAPTAAVPPGTLMRVVERAGHGLRVTRMAVPLRDTEEADLLDRLEPCLEFIDEGRKVGNVLVHCFAGVSRSASIIVAYLMRAEQKSLEEALEALKEISESACPNDGFLDQLKLFEEMGFKVDTSSPLYKRFRLKLLGQSYISGEKISSYMFEDDPGLSLESGSCQDSSKVEQRKTAYRCRKCRRVIAVEGNVISHVPGEGESCFDWNRRKSGHPYNNKEHGCSSLFVEPLKWMTPAVEDGALEGKLSCIHCGARLGYFNWSGIQCNCGSWVTPAFQIVKSKVDISTI from the exons ATGCCGTACCTCGTCCGCGAGCGGCTCTACTTCGGCGGCATCAAAGACGCCATTGCCGCCCTCACGGAGTCTTCCTCCACGCCGGACTTCACCCACGTCCTCTCCGTGGTCAGCTCCGCCTCCATCTCCTTCATCACCGATTGCCGCCCGGGCCTCGAGATCCCCACCGAGGAGGTCCTCCGCGTAGTCGCCGGCGAGGAGGGCGCGGCACCGACTGCCGCGGTTCCCCCGGGGACGCTGATGCGGGTGGTGGAGCGCGCCGGGCACGGGCTGCGGGTCACGCGCATGGCCGTGCCGCTGCGGGACACCGAGGAGGCGGACCTGCTCGACCGCCTCGAGCCCTGCCTTGAGTTCATCGATGAGGGCAGGAAGGTCGGGAATGTCCTCGTCCATTGCTTTGCTGGGGTGTCGAGGAG CGCTTCCATCATTGTTGCTTATCTTATGAGAGCAGAACAGAAATCTCTTGAAG AAGCATTAGAAGCTCTGAAGGAGATTTCTGAGTCGGCGTGCCCAAACGATGGTTTTCTTGACCAG CTGAAATTATTTGAAGAAATGGGCTTCAAAGTTGATACTTCAAGTCCTTTGTACAAGAGATTCCGCTTGAAATTATTAG GCCAATCCTACATATCTGGGGAGAAAATAAGCAGCTATATGTTTGAAGATGACCCTGGCCTTTCTCTAGAGTCTGGCTCTTGTCAAGATTCTTCAAAGGTTGAGCAACGTAAAACAGCTTACCGCTGCAGGAAATGCAGGAGAGTTATTGCTGTAGAGGGCAATGTTATAAGTCATGTTCCTGGTGAGGGTGAATCTTGCTTTGATTGGAACCGAAGAAAGAGTGGTCATCCATACAACAACAAAGAACATGGTTGCTCATCTTTGTTTGTCGAACCTCTGAAATGGATGACTCCAG CAGTAGAAGACGGCGCTTTGGAGGGAAAGCTATCATGCATCCACTGTGGAGCTCGGTTGGGATACTTCAACTGGTCAGGAATACAGTGCAACTGTGGTAGCTGGGTTACTCCTGCCTTCCAAATTGTTAAGAGCAAAGTTGATATCAGCACCATCTAG
- the LOC100191164 gene encoding uncharacterized protein LOC100191164 codes for MPYLVRERLYFGGIKDAIAALTESSSTPDFTHVLSVVSSASISFITDCRPGLEIPTEEVLRVVAGEEGAAPTAAVPPGTLMRVVERAGHGLRVTRMAVPLRDTEEADLLDRLEPCLEFIDEGRKVGNVLVHCFAGVSRSASIIVAYLMRAEQKSLEEALEALKEISESACPNDGFLDQLKLFEEMGFKVDTSSPLYKRFRLKLLGQSYISGEKISSYMFEDDPGLSLESGSCQDSSKVEQRKTAYRCRKCRRVIAVEGNVISHVPGEGESCFDWNRRKSGHPYNNKEHGCSSLFVEPLKWMTPVEDGALEGKLSCIHCGARLGYFNWSGIQCNCGSWVTPAFQIVKSKVDISTI; via the exons ATGCCGTACCTCGTCCGCGAGCGGCTCTACTTCGGCGGCATCAAAGACGCCATTGCCGCCCTCACGGAGTCTTCCTCCACGCCGGACTTCACCCACGTCCTCTCCGTGGTCAGCTCCGCCTCCATCTCCTTCATCACCGATTGCCGCCCGGGCCTCGAGATCCCCACCGAGGAGGTCCTCCGCGTAGTCGCCGGCGAGGAGGGCGCGGCACCGACTGCCGCGGTTCCCCCGGGGACGCTGATGCGGGTGGTGGAGCGCGCCGGGCACGGGCTGCGGGTCACGCGCATGGCCGTGCCGCTGCGGGACACCGAGGAGGCGGACCTGCTCGACCGCCTCGAGCCCTGCCTTGAGTTCATCGATGAGGGCAGGAAGGTCGGGAATGTCCTCGTCCATTGCTTTGCTGGGGTGTCGAGGAG CGCTTCCATCATTGTTGCTTATCTTATGAGAGCAGAACAGAAATCTCTTGAAG AAGCATTAGAAGCTCTGAAGGAGATTTCTGAGTCGGCGTGCCCAAACGATGGTTTTCTTGACCAG CTGAAATTATTTGAAGAAATGGGCTTCAAAGTTGATACTTCAAGTCCTTTGTACAAGAGATTCCGCTTGAAATTATTAG GCCAATCCTACATATCTGGGGAGAAAATAAGCAGCTATATGTTTGAAGATGACCCTGGCCTTTCTCTAGAGTCTGGCTCTTGTCAAGATTCTTCAAAGGTTGAGCAACGTAAAACAGCTTACCGCTGCAGGAAATGCAGGAGAGTTATTGCTGTAGAGGGCAATGTTATAAGTCATGTTCCTGGTGAGGGTGAATCTTGCTTTGATTGGAACCGAAGAAAGAGTGGTCATCCATACAACAACAAAGAACATGGTTGCTCATCTTTGTTTGTCGAACCTCTGAAATGGATGACTCCAG TAGAAGACGGCGCTTTGGAGGGAAAGCTATCATGCATCCACTGTGGAGCTCGGTTGGGATACTTCAACTGGTCAGGAATACAGTGCAACTGTGGTAGCTGGGTTACTCCTGCCTTCCAAATTGTTAAGAGCAAAGTTGATATCAGCACCATCTAG